A window of Rhabdothermincola salaria contains these coding sequences:
- the treS gene encoding maltose alpha-D-glucosyltransferase, translated as MIEESADQKDWYKDAVIYELHVRAFGDSDGDGIGDFDGLTAKLDYLQQLGVTALWLLPFYPSPLRDDGYDIADYADINPSYGDLRSFKRFLKEAHRRGLRVITELVLNHTSDQHPWFQRARRAKPGSRWRDFYVWNDTPDRYPGVRIIFEDYETSNWTWDPVAQSYYWHRFFSHQPDLNYDNPEVRDTMLRVVDKWLEMGVDGVRLDAVPYLFEREGTNCENLPETHQFLKDLRAHVDEAFPNRMLLGEANQWPEDAVAYFGEGEGDECHTAFHFPLMPRLFMALRMEDRYPVIDILQQTPDIPETSQWAIFLRNHDELTLEMVTDEERDYMYRAYAAEPQMRVNVGIRRRLAPLMQNDRRKIELMNGLLFALPGTPVIYYGDELGMGDNVYLGDRDAVRTPMQWSPDRNAGFSQANPQKLFLPVIIDPEYHYETVNVEAQASNPSSLLWWMRRLIALRSQHRVFGRGEIEFLLPENGKVLAFLRRDENETVMVVANLSRFATAVTLDLHEFRGAVPVELFGHTEFAPIQEGPYQLTLGPYGFYWFSLESQRSDGGGPEFHDGRDLATLTVANDWRSVFRGRGRAGLEKALPQFLAHNRWYAGKARKIRAVDILDVVPLSAPRTRKNRAEAFMVLAHLDYTQGESETYVLPLTVASTGRADQLLADHPNCGVAWIDNRATGERVFLHDALVDTGFLEATLDGFAKRRSFTSFGGAELRASVNPRFRRAVSGATHEDLAVQPSGAEQSNTSAMFGHRVVMKLFRRAQEGVNPDLEIGRFLTEQAGFEHTAPLLGALEYQKGARSEPRTIALLSAYVANEGDAWHYSLDQLSLFYESALQTIPDDELAVPAWSTILDSVGGEVPQVAADAIGPFLDSAELLGRRTAELHHSLASGLDEAFAPEPFTTLYQRSLYQSMRSQVRPTLSMVRRSLAHLDDRTRPLAELALESEGSILERFDALRDHRIDTHRIRVHGDYHLGQVLHAGREFVIIDFEGEPSRSPTERRIKRGALTDVAGMMRSFQYARVAALRALEERGLLPLEQRDAMTRRGRVWQHWVTVRFLAGYLDAAGESPFVPADQGDVASLLTAYTLDKALYEVRYELNNRPDWAAIPLRGVLQLIAAEDEAPA; from the coding sequence ATGATCGAAGAGTCCGCCGACCAGAAGGACTGGTACAAGGATGCCGTCATCTACGAGTTGCACGTCCGAGCGTTCGGCGACTCCGACGGCGACGGCATCGGCGACTTCGACGGTCTGACGGCCAAGCTCGACTACCTCCAACAGCTCGGCGTCACCGCGCTGTGGTTGCTGCCCTTCTACCCGTCGCCGTTGCGCGACGACGGCTACGACATCGCCGACTACGCCGACATCAACCCCAGCTACGGCGACCTGCGCTCCTTCAAGCGGTTCTTGAAGGAGGCCCATCGGCGTGGGCTGCGGGTCATCACCGAGCTGGTGCTCAACCACACGTCCGATCAGCACCCGTGGTTCCAGCGGGCGAGAAGGGCCAAGCCGGGCAGCCGCTGGCGCGACTTCTACGTGTGGAACGACACCCCCGACCGCTACCCGGGGGTGCGCATCATCTTCGAGGACTACGAGACCTCGAACTGGACGTGGGACCCGGTCGCCCAGTCGTACTACTGGCACCGCTTCTTCTCCCATCAGCCCGACCTCAACTACGACAACCCCGAGGTGCGCGACACGATGTTGCGCGTCGTCGACAAATGGTTGGAGATGGGCGTCGACGGTGTGCGGCTCGACGCCGTGCCCTACCTGTTCGAGCGGGAGGGCACGAACTGCGAGAACCTCCCCGAGACCCACCAGTTCCTGAAGGACCTGCGCGCCCACGTCGACGAGGCGTTCCCCAACCGCATGCTGCTGGGCGAGGCCAACCAGTGGCCCGAGGACGCCGTCGCCTACTTCGGCGAGGGCGAAGGCGACGAGTGCCACACGGCCTTCCACTTCCCCTTGATGCCCCGGCTCTTCATGGCGTTGCGCATGGAGGACCGCTACCCGGTCATCGACATCCTCCAGCAGACGCCCGACATCCCCGAGACGTCCCAGTGGGCCATCTTCCTGCGCAACCACGACGAGCTCACCCTCGAGATGGTCACCGACGAAGAGCGCGATTACATGTACCGCGCCTACGCCGCCGAACCGCAGATGCGCGTGAACGTGGGCATCCGGCGCCGGCTGGCGCCGCTGATGCAGAACGACCGGCGCAAGATCGAGCTCATGAACGGGCTGCTGTTCGCGCTGCCGGGCACGCCTGTCATCTACTACGGCGACGAGCTGGGGATGGGCGACAACGTCTATCTCGGGGACCGTGACGCGGTGCGCACGCCGATGCAGTGGAGCCCGGACCGCAACGCCGGCTTCTCGCAGGCCAACCCCCAGAAGCTCTTCCTCCCGGTCATCATCGACCCCGAGTACCACTACGAGACGGTCAACGTCGAAGCCCAGGCCAGCAACCCCAGCTCGCTGTTGTGGTGGATGCGTCGTCTCATCGCCCTGCGCAGCCAGCACCGCGTCTTCGGGCGTGGTGAGATCGAGTTCCTCCTGCCCGAGAACGGCAAGGTCCTGGCCTTCTTGCGGCGCGACGAGAACGAGACGGTGATGGTGGTCGCCAACCTCTCCCGCTTCGCCACCGCGGTGACCCTCGACCTCCACGAGTTCCGCGGCGCCGTACCCGTCGAGCTCTTCGGCCACACGGAGTTCGCACCGATCCAGGAGGGCCCGTACCAGCTGACCCTCGGCCCCTACGGCTTCTACTGGTTCTCGCTGGAGAGCCAGCGCAGCGACGGCGGCGGCCCCGAGTTCCACGACGGGCGCGACCTGGCCACCCTCACGGTCGCCAACGACTGGCGCTCGGTGTTCCGGGGGCGCGGCCGGGCCGGGCTCGAGAAGGCGTTGCCGCAGTTCCTCGCCCACAACCGCTGGTACGCAGGCAAGGCCCGCAAGATCCGCGCCGTCGACATCCTCGACGTGGTGCCGCTGTCCGCACCCCGCACCCGCAAGAACCGGGCTGAGGCCTTCATGGTGCTCGCCCACCTCGACTACACCCAGGGCGAGTCCGAGACCTACGTCCTGCCCCTCACCGTCGCCTCCACGGGGCGGGCCGACCAGCTGTTGGCCGATCACCCCAACTGCGGGGTGGCCTGGATCGACAACCGGGCCACGGGGGAGCGGGTCTTCCTCCACGACGCACTGGTCGACACCGGGTTCCTCGAGGCCACCCTCGACGGCTTCGCCAAGCGGCGCAGCTTCACGTCGTTCGGTGGCGCCGAGCTCCGGGCCAGCGTGAACCCGCGCTTCCGCCGGGCCGTGAGCGGGGCCACCCACGAGGACCTCGCCGTGCAACCTTCCGGAGCCGAGCAGAGCAACACCTCGGCGATGTTCGGGCACCGGGTCGTCATGAAGCTCTTCCGGCGGGCCCAGGAGGGCGTCAACCCGGACCTCGAGATCGGGCGCTTCCTCACCGAGCAGGCCGGCTTCGAGCACACCGCGCCGCTGCTCGGCGCCCTGGAGTACCAGAAGGGGGCGCGCAGCGAGCCGCGCACCATCGCCCTGCTCTCGGCCTACGTGGCCAACGAGGGCGACGCCTGGCACTACAGCCTCGACCAGCTCAGCCTCTTCTACGAGTCGGCGCTGCAGACCATCCCCGACGACGAGTTGGCGGTGCCGGCGTGGTCCACCATCCTCGACTCGGTCGGAGGCGAGGTGCCACAGGTGGCCGCCGACGCCATCGGCCCCTTCCTCGACTCCGCCGAGCTGCTCGGCCGGCGCACCGCCGAGTTGCACCACTCGCTGGCCAGCGGTCTCGACGAGGCGTTCGCCCCCGAGCCCTTCACCACCCTCTATCAGCGCTCCCTCTACCAGTCGATGCGTTCGCAGGTGCGCCCCACGCTGTCGATGGTGCGCCGCAGCCTGGCCCACCTCGACGACCGCACCCGTCCGCTCGCCGAGCTGGCGCTCGAGAGCGAGGGGTCCATCCTCGAGCGCTTCGACGCCCTGCGCGATCACCGCATCGACACCCATCGCATCCGCGTCCACGGCGACTACCACCTCGGCCAGGTCCTGCACGCCGGACGGGAGTTCGTGATCATCGACTTCGAGGGGGAGCCGTCGCGCTCGCCCACGGAGCGCCGCATCAAGCGGGGGGCGCTCACCGACGTCGCCGGGATGATGCGCTCGTTCCAGTACGCCCGCGTCGCCGCCCTGCGGGCGCTCGAGGAACGCGGCCTGCTCCCGCTCGAGCAGCGAGACGCCATGACCCGTCGCGGACGGGTGTGGCAGCACTGGGTGACCGTGCGCTTCCTCGCCGGGTACCTCGACGCCGCCGGCGAGTCCCCGTTCGTGCCCGCCGACCAGGGCGACGTGGCCTCGCTGCTCACCGCCTACACCCTCGACAAAGCGCTCTACGAGGTGCGCTACGAGCTCAACAACCGGCCCGATTGGGCAGCCATCCCCCTCAGGGGTGTCCTGCAACTGATCGCCGCCGAGGACGAGGCCCCCGCGTGA
- a CDS encoding alpha-1,4-glucan--maltose-1-phosphate maltosyltransferase: protein MSPGAPNRIVIDAVTPQIDGGRFPVKRVEGEPVTVGATVFADGHDVLRVVVSHQPPGSKNWTDVAMRQVNAGLDRWEASFTPLERGTHRFKVLAWVDHFASWADGTLRKLAAGVGIDSELLAGAALLEDAAAGAPRSDAGPLLAAAERLRAGETVDLTDPGGTDRPSAQQLYHRRLRRPKAASGPLVEVLVERERAQFSAWYELFPRSTFVGGGRAEAVAAPDDEIVHGTLRDVEARLDLVAEMGFDILYLPPIHPIGRSFRKGPNNAEKAGADDVGSPWAIGSAEGGHTAVHPDLGTVDDLRSLVDAAREMGIEVALDLAFQCSPDHPWVTEHPEWFKHRPDGTIQYAENPPKKYQDIYPLDFDSEHWRELWQALLAVGKFWMDQGVSIFRVDNPHTKPFAFWEWFIAELRAQDPDLIFLSEAFTRPEVMHRLTRCGFTQSYTYFTWRVSKAELVEYATEVSTSPGADRFRANFWPNTPDILPWHLHGARREMFALRHLLAGTLSASYGVYGPAFELCDNQAAGNGKEEYLDSEKYQLRRWDLDDPISLRDQLSALNRIRRTQLALHTTRTLQFHDVANDLLIAYSKTAHDGADPDPTRPHRNPVLTVVNLDPSGGQAGVLELDLAALGIDPARPYDAHDLLADRHYEWHGPNPYVELHPSDRPGHVLRISQLPVPTGPDGEPVA, encoded by the coding sequence ATGAGCCCCGGCGCTCCCAACCGCATCGTCATCGACGCCGTCACCCCGCAGATCGACGGCGGCCGCTTCCCGGTCAAGCGGGTCGAGGGCGAGCCGGTCACCGTGGGCGCCACGGTCTTCGCCGACGGTCACGACGTCCTTCGCGTGGTCGTGAGCCACCAGCCGCCCGGGTCCAAGAACTGGACCGACGTGGCAATGCGCCAGGTCAACGCCGGCCTCGACCGCTGGGAGGCGAGCTTCACCCCGCTCGAGCGCGGCACCCACCGCTTCAAGGTGCTGGCGTGGGTCGACCACTTCGCCTCCTGGGCCGACGGCACCCTGCGCAAGCTGGCCGCCGGCGTCGGCATCGACTCCGAGCTGCTGGCCGGTGCGGCGCTCCTCGAGGACGCCGCCGCCGGTGCGCCCCGTTCCGACGCGGGCCCGCTGCTCGCCGCCGCCGAGCGCCTCCGAGCGGGAGAGACCGTCGACCTCACCGACCCCGGCGGCACCGACCGCCCGTCCGCACAGCAGCTCTACCACCGCCGTCTCCGGCGCCCGAAGGCCGCCAGCGGCCCCCTGGTCGAGGTGCTCGTCGAGCGGGAGCGGGCCCAGTTCAGCGCCTGGTACGAGCTGTTCCCCCGCTCCACGTTCGTGGGGGGTGGCCGCGCCGAGGCCGTCGCCGCTCCCGACGACGAGATCGTCCACGGCACCCTCCGCGACGTGGAGGCTCGGCTCGACCTGGTGGCCGAGATGGGTTTCGACATCCTCTACCTGCCGCCCATCCATCCGATCGGCCGGTCGTTCCGCAAGGGGCCCAACAACGCCGAGAAGGCCGGCGCCGACGACGTGGGCAGCCCGTGGGCCATCGGCTCGGCCGAGGGGGGTCACACCGCCGTGCACCCCGACCTGGGCACCGTCGACGACCTGCGCAGCCTCGTCGACGCCGCCCGGGAGATGGGCATCGAGGTCGCGCTCGACCTGGCCTTCCAGTGCTCGCCCGACCATCCGTGGGTGACCGAGCACCCCGAGTGGTTCAAGCATCGGCCCGACGGCACCATCCAGTACGCCGAGAACCCGCCCAAGAAGTACCAGGACATCTATCCGCTCGACTTCGACAGCGAGCACTGGCGCGAGCTGTGGCAGGCCCTCCTCGCCGTCGGGAAGTTCTGGATGGACCAGGGCGTGAGCATCTTCCGCGTCGACAACCCCCACACCAAGCCGTTCGCGTTCTGGGAGTGGTTCATCGCCGAGCTCCGAGCGCAGGACCCCGACCTGATCTTCCTCTCCGAGGCCTTCACCCGCCCCGAAGTCATGCACCGTCTCACCCGGTGCGGCTTCACCCAGAGCTACACCTACTTCACCTGGCGGGTGTCCAAGGCCGAGCTCGTCGAGTACGCCACGGAGGTCAGCACCTCACCCGGCGCCGATCGGTTCCGGGCGAACTTCTGGCCCAACACCCCCGACATCCTCCCGTGGCACCTGCACGGCGCCCGCCGCGAGATGTTCGCCCTGCGCCACCTCCTGGCGGGCACCCTCAGCGCCAGCTACGGGGTGTACGGACCGGCGTTCGAGCTCTGCGACAACCAGGCCGCCGGCAACGGCAAGGAGGAGTACCTCGACTCCGAGAAGTACCAGTTGCGCCGTTGGGATCTCGACGACCCGATCAGCCTGCGCGACCAGCTGTCGGCGCTGAACCGCATCCGGCGCACGCAGCTGGCGCTGCACACCACCCGTACCCTGCAGTTCCACGACGTCGCCAACGACCTGCTCATCGCCTACTCCAAGACCGCCCACGACGGGGCGGACCCGGACCCGACGCGACCCCACCGCAACCCGGTGCTCACCGTGGTCAACCTCGATCCTTCCGGCGGCCAAGCCGGCGTGCTCGAGCTCGATCTCGCTGCGCTGGGCATCGATCCGGCCCGCCCCTACGACGCCCACGACCTGCTGGCCGACCGCCACTACGAGTGGCACGGACCCAACCCCTACGTCGAGCTCCACCCGAGCGACCGTCCCGGGCACGTCCTGCGCATCAGCCAGCTCCCGGTGCCGACCGGGCCCGACGGCGAACCCGTCGCCTGA
- the malQ gene encoding 4-alpha-glucanotransferase, translated as MSTAVDPGDLSSLAGALGVEGSYWDTAGNRHEATPDALRAVLSAMGAPVDESADLMELRRHVEANGVRLIAPVVVWWAEDAHLEIEVCVPLAGVDDTLAFHVALEHGGGDVEGRADLAESIEVGHRHGGGVTHSVRRVTLDIPDALPVGYHRLTVEWGAQRHQATLVVAPRRVAQPAWDERTWGVIAPLYALRPTMAVGPHVGELVELGRWIGHQGGKVVGTLPMLATYLDAPFDPSPYTPVSQRFWNELYLDLHAAPELAASPAARALLAEPAVQRAIAERAEADRFDHRAQYRILRPVLEELAATFFSGPESGRAGFDRWMSARPTVRGYAAFRAATDRTGTGWHAWGTGPGRLPDGTDVDGPEARFHQYVQWTMQRQMADVAAQLGDNGQRLYLDLPVGTHGDGFDTWSHPDLYGWGCGVGAPPDDFFSEGQNWGFPPVSPMASREQGHRHLAACLRHHMRAAGVLRLDHVMGLHRLFWVPDGADARDGVYVRYPREELFAVLSVESARHDCRVIGEDLGTVPDEVREAMGHHGLLGMYVSQFQLPNDGGPVPAPTDRQVASIDTHDTPTFAGWMSGLDIEIRKQMGLLDERSAGRAYGERQRDVDRLMAALQRAGLLGEPADTHDTLVALVAQLGASPAATVLVGVDDLLGETEPQNVPGTGLDRPNWVRKLPRPIRDLDADPDIRAALEALQSARLAAHSRAQEESR; from the coding sequence GTGAGCACGGCCGTCGACCCGGGCGACCTGAGCTCGCTGGCCGGGGCCCTCGGCGTCGAGGGTTCCTACTGGGACACGGCGGGCAACCGCCACGAGGCCACGCCCGATGCCCTCCGGGCCGTCCTGTCGGCCATGGGCGCGCCCGTGGACGAGTCGGCCGACCTGATGGAGCTGCGTCGCCACGTCGAGGCCAACGGGGTCCGACTGATCGCTCCGGTGGTCGTGTGGTGGGCCGAGGACGCCCACCTCGAGATCGAGGTCTGCGTCCCCTTGGCCGGCGTCGACGACACCTTGGCCTTCCACGTCGCGCTGGAGCACGGCGGGGGCGACGTCGAGGGTCGGGCCGATCTGGCCGAGTCCATCGAGGTCGGCCACCGCCACGGCGGGGGAGTGACCCACTCGGTGCGCCGCGTCACGCTCGACATCCCCGACGCGCTGCCCGTCGGCTACCACCGCCTGACGGTCGAGTGGGGGGCGCAGCGCCACCAGGCGACCCTCGTCGTCGCACCTCGCCGGGTTGCCCAGCCGGCCTGGGACGAGCGCACCTGGGGGGTCATCGCCCCCCTCTACGCCCTGCGCCCCACCATGGCCGTGGGTCCCCACGTGGGCGAGCTGGTCGAGCTCGGCCGTTGGATCGGCCACCAGGGCGGCAAGGTGGTCGGCACCCTGCCGATGCTCGCCACCTACCTCGACGCCCCCTTCGATCCGAGCCCCTACACGCCGGTGAGCCAACGCTTCTGGAACGAGCTCTACCTCGACCTGCACGCCGCGCCCGAGCTGGCGGCCAGCCCCGCGGCGCGGGCCTTGCTGGCCGAGCCGGCCGTCCAACGCGCCATCGCCGAGCGGGCCGAGGCCGACCGCTTCGACCACCGGGCGCAGTACCGCATCCTGCGTCCCGTGCTCGAGGAGCTGGCCGCCACGTTCTTCTCCGGGCCGGAGTCCGGCCGCGCCGGCTTCGACCGATGGATGTCCGCCCGCCCGACTGTCCGGGGCTACGCCGCCTTCCGGGCGGCGACCGACCGAACCGGCACGGGCTGGCACGCCTGGGGCACCGGGCCGGGACGCCTCCCCGACGGCACCGACGTGGACGGCCCCGAGGCCCGGTTCCACCAGTACGTGCAGTGGACCATGCAGCGCCAGATGGCCGACGTGGCCGCCCAGCTCGGCGACAACGGACAGCGCCTCTACCTCGACCTGCCCGTGGGCACCCACGGCGACGGGTTCGACACCTGGTCCCATCCCGACCTGTACGGCTGGGGGTGCGGGGTGGGGGCCCCGCCCGACGACTTCTTCAGCGAAGGGCAGAACTGGGGCTTCCCGCCCGTCTCGCCGATGGCGTCGAGGGAGCAGGGCCACCGTCACTTGGCCGCCTGCCTGCGCCACCACATGCGCGCCGCCGGGGTGTTGCGACTCGACCACGTGATGGGGCTGCACCGCCTCTTCTGGGTGCCCGACGGGGCCGACGCTCGCGACGGCGTCTACGTGCGCTACCCGCGCGAGGAGCTCTTCGCCGTGCTGTCGGTGGAGTCGGCGCGCCACGACTGCCGGGTGATCGGCGAAGACCTGGGCACCGTCCCCGACGAGGTGCGTGAGGCCATGGGCCACCACGGGTTGCTCGGCATGTACGTCAGCCAGTTCCAGCTGCCCAACGACGGAGGGCCCGTCCCCGCTCCCACCGACCGCCAGGTCGCCAGCATCGACACCCACGACACGCCGACCTTCGCCGGTTGGATGAGCGGGCTCGACATCGAGATCCGCAAGCAGATGGGGCTGCTCGACGAGCGATCGGCGGGCCGAGCCTACGGGGAGCGTCAGCGCGACGTGGACCGGCTCATGGCCGCGCTGCAGCGTGCCGGTCTCCTCGGTGAACCCGCCGACACCCACGACACGCTGGTGGCGCTGGTCGCCCAGCTGGGCGCCAGCCCGGCCGCGACCGTGCTCGTCGGCGTCGACGACCTGCTCGGCGAGACCGAGCCCCAGAACGTGCCCGGCACGGGCCTCGACCGCCCGAACTGGGTGCGCAAGCTCCCCCGACCGATCCGCGACCTCGACGCCGACCCGGACATCCGGGCTGCGCTCGAGGCGTTGCAGTCCGCCCGACTGGCGGCCCACTCCCGGGCCCAGGAGGAATCCCGATGA
- the glgB gene encoding 1,4-alpha-glucan branching protein GlgB: MSVLTPDDLWLFNEGAHTRLYQRLGAHPGLGPNGEPGCSFGVWAPNARQVSVVGDFNAWRPGVDLLDPQESSGIWNGFVAGVAEGDCYKYHVESRANGYVVDKTDPVGFASEMPPRTASKVVELDGYEWGDSEWMATRGRRNALDAPMSVYELHLGSWRHAADEHRSLNYRELAPVLAEYVLEQGFTHVEFMPLTEHPFYGSWGYQTTGYFAPTARFGSPHDLMYLIDVLHRSGIGVILDWVPSHFPTDEHGLGYFDGTHLYEHADPRKGFHPDWNSAIFNYDRFEVRSFLLSSAHFWLDRYHVDGIRVDAVASMLYLDYSREDGEWIPNEHGGNENLGALRFLKKLNETVYADFPDVQTIAEESTAWPMVSRPLEYGGLGFGLKWDMGWMHDTLAYFEREPIHREYHQGELTFRMVYAFTENFVLPLSHDEVVHGKGSLLAKMPGDEWQRMANLRALYGYQYAQPGKKLLFMGAELAQESEWDHDSPLPWWLLDRPAHAGVQAWVRHLNLLHRREPALHEVDIEPAGFQWVDASDTAASVQSFLRHPRRDAEGRPSTEGAREVLCVSNLTPVPREGYRVGVPRPGRWTELANSDDVAYGGSGVGNHGGVEATADPAHGFGWSVPLALPPLGVVFLAPEVE; this comes from the coding sequence ATGAGCGTTCTCACCCCCGACGACCTGTGGCTGTTCAACGAAGGCGCCCACACCCGTTTGTACCAGCGCCTCGGCGCCCATCCCGGCCTGGGTCCGAACGGGGAACCGGGCTGTTCGTTCGGGGTGTGGGCCCCCAACGCCCGCCAGGTGAGCGTGGTGGGTGACTTCAACGCCTGGCGCCCCGGCGTCGACCTCCTCGACCCCCAGGAGAGCTCGGGCATCTGGAACGGCTTCGTGGCCGGCGTCGCCGAGGGCGACTGCTACAAGTACCACGTCGAGTCGCGAGCCAACGGCTACGTGGTCGACAAGACCGACCCGGTGGGCTTCGCCTCGGAGATGCCGCCGCGCACGGCCTCCAAGGTCGTCGAGCTCGACGGCTACGAGTGGGGCGACAGCGAGTGGATGGCCACCCGAGGGCGTCGCAACGCCCTCGACGCCCCCATGTCGGTCTACGAGCTCCACCTCGGCTCCTGGCGTCACGCCGCCGACGAGCACCGGTCGCTGAACTACCGCGAGCTGGCGCCCGTGCTGGCGGAGTACGTGCTCGAGCAGGGCTTCACCCACGTCGAGTTCATGCCTCTCACCGAGCACCCCTTCTACGGCTCGTGGGGCTATCAGACCACCGGCTACTTCGCGCCGACGGCCCGCTTCGGGTCGCCCCACGACCTCATGTACCTGATCGACGTGCTGCACCGGTCCGGCATCGGGGTCATCCTCGACTGGGTGCCGTCGCACTTCCCGACCGACGAGCACGGCCTGGGCTACTTCGACGGCACGCACCTCTACGAGCACGCCGACCCGCGCAAGGGGTTCCACCCCGACTGGAACAGCGCCATCTTCAACTACGACCGCTTCGAGGTGCGCAGCTTCCTGCTCTCGAGCGCCCACTTCTGGCTCGACCGCTACCACGTCGACGGCATCCGCGTGGATGCCGTCGCCTCGATGCTCTACCTCGACTACTCGCGCGAGGACGGCGAGTGGATCCCCAACGAGCACGGAGGCAACGAGAACCTCGGGGCGCTGCGCTTCCTGAAGAAGCTCAACGAGACCGTGTACGCCGACTTCCCCGACGTGCAGACCATCGCCGAGGAGTCCACGGCCTGGCCCATGGTGTCCCGACCCCTCGAGTACGGCGGTCTGGGCTTCGGGTTGAAGTGGGACATGGGCTGGATGCACGACACCCTCGCCTACTTCGAGCGAGAGCCGATCCACCGCGAGTACCACCAGGGTGAGCTGACCTTCCGCATGGTGTACGCGTTCACCGAGAACTTCGTGCTGCCGCTGTCCCACGACGAGGTGGTGCACGGCAAGGGGTCGCTCCTGGCCAAGATGCCCGGCGACGAGTGGCAGCGCATGGCCAACCTGCGGGCCCTCTACGGCTACCAGTACGCCCAGCCGGGCAAGAAGCTGCTGTTCATGGGGGCCGAGCTGGCCCAGGAGTCCGAGTGGGATCACGACAGCCCGCTGCCGTGGTGGCTGCTCGACCGTCCGGCTCACGCCGGGGTCCAGGCCTGGGTCCGCCACCTCAACCTGCTCCACCGTCGCGAGCCGGCCCTGCACGAGGTCGACATCGAGCCGGCCGGCTTCCAGTGGGTCGACGCCTCCGACACGGCCGCCAGCGTGCAGTCGTTCCTGCGCCACCCGCGCCGTGACGCCGAGGGTCGGCCCAGCACCGAGGGCGCTCGCGAGGTGCTCTGCGTGTCCAACCTCACCCCCGTGCCGCGGGAGGGGTATCGCGTCGGGGTGCCCCGGCCGGGTCGATGGACGGAGTTGGCCAACTCCGACGACGTGGCCTACGGCGGCTCCGGGGTCGGCAACCACGGTGGCGTCGAGGCCACCGCTGATCCGGCGCACGGGTTCGGGTGGTCGGTCCCCCTCGCCCTTCCCCCACTCGGAGTGGTGTTCCTCGCGCCGGAAGTGGAGTGA
- a CDS encoding FMN-binding glutamate synthase family protein produces the protein MGWLVAVGVVVGLLAVVALHDLIQRRHAILRNFPVIGHLRFILEGIGPEVRQYIVTDNDQERPFSRDQRRWVYTSAKGENAYFGFGTDNDLDRAHNYLVVKHVAFPVAGPPDEPTHPSPDRLLPCAKVLGASHGRRQAFRPSSVANISAMSFGSLSARAIEALNRGAAMAHALHTTGEGGISPYHLNGGDLVWQVGTGYFGCRDPEGAFSLERLVERTAAAPVRAIEIKLSQGAKPGLGGMLPGAKVTPEIAEIRGIPVGVDCKSPAGHSAFADVDGLLEFVERIAEATGLPVGIKSAVGERGFWEDLALRMDRTGTGPDFVVVDGGEGGTGAAPLTFSDHVSLPFRWAFARVYRTFAERGLADDIVFVGSGKLGLPENALAAMALGCDMVNVGRTAMFSVGCIQAQRCHTDRCPTGVATQSRWLQRGLDPELKSVRSALYLASLRFELVRLARACGVAHPGLVTADQLELLEDRWRAVSLREVVGYPVGWGLPSPADQADIVRIMHAPGGPVADSASA, from the coding sequence ATGGGATGGCTCGTGGCGGTCGGGGTGGTGGTGGGGCTCCTCGCCGTGGTGGCCCTCCACGACCTCATCCAGCGGCGCCACGCCATCCTGCGCAACTTCCCCGTCATCGGTCACCTCCGCTTCATCCTCGAGGGGATCGGTCCGGAGGTCCGCCAGTACATCGTCACCGACAACGACCAGGAGCGGCCGTTCAGCCGAGATCAGCGACGCTGGGTCTACACGTCGGCGAAGGGCGAGAACGCCTACTTCGGCTTCGGGACCGACAACGACCTCGATCGGGCTCACAACTACCTGGTGGTGAAGCACGTCGCCTTCCCCGTGGCGGGTCCACCCGACGAACCCACCCATCCGAGCCCCGATCGGCTGTTGCCGTGCGCCAAGGTCCTCGGGGCCTCCCACGGGCGGCGTCAGGCCTTCCGTCCGTCGTCGGTGGCCAACATCTCGGCGATGAGCTTCGGTTCGCTCAGCGCTCGGGCGATCGAGGCGCTCAACCGGGGCGCGGCGATGGCGCACGCGCTGCACACGACGGGAGAGGGTGGCATCTCGCCGTACCACCTCAACGGCGGCGACCTGGTCTGGCAGGTCGGCACCGGCTACTTCGGGTGTCGTGACCCGGAGGGGGCGTTCAGCCTGGAACGACTCGTCGAGCGCACCGCCGCCGCCCCCGTGCGGGCCATCGAGATCAAGTTGAGCCAGGGCGCCAAGCCCGGCCTCGGCGGCATGCTGCCGGGGGCGAAGGTCACCCCGGAGATCGCCGAGATCCGTGGCATCCCGGTCGGGGTCGACTGCAAGAGCCCGGCCGGGCACAGTGCGTTCGCCGACGTCGACGGCCTGCTCGAGTTCGTGGAACGCATCGCCGAGGCGACGGGACTGCCGGTGGGCATCAAGTCGGCGGTGGGCGAACGCGGCTTCTGGGAGGACCTGGCCCTGCGCATGGATCGCACCGGTACCGGCCCCGACTTCGTCGTCGTCGACGGCGGCGAAGGCGGCACCGGCGCGGCGCCGCTGACCTTCAGCGACCACGTCTCGTTGCCGTTCCGCTGGGCCTTCGCCCGGGTCTACCGGACCTTCGCCGAGCGGGGCCTCGCCGACGACATCGTCTTCGTCGGTTCGGGGAAGCTCGGTCTGCCCGAGAACGCCCTGGCAGCGATGGCCCTCGGATGCGACATGGTCAACGTCGGGCGCACCGCCATGTTCTCGGTCGGCTGCATCCAGGCCCAGCGCTGCCACACCGACCGCTGCCCGACCGGCGTGGCCACCCAGTCGCGCTGGTTGCAGCGAGGGCTCGACCCCGAGCTCAAGTCGGTGCGCAGCGCGCTGTACCTGGCTTCGTTGCGCTTCGAGCTGGTGCGTCTCGCCCGGGCCTGCGGTGTGGCCCACCCGGGCCTGGTCACCGCCGACCAGCTCGAGCTGCTCGAGGACCGGTGGCGGGCCGTCTCGCTGCGTGAGGTGGTGGGCTACCCGGTCGGCTGGGGCCTCCCGAGCCCGGCCGACCAGGCCGACATCGTCCGCATCATGCATGCGCCCGGTGGGCCCGTCGCCGACTCGGCGTCCGCGTGA